Genomic segment of Candidatus Protochlamydia amoebophila UWE25:
TATTGCTCAGCTACAGCAAATGTACACAAGCATTTATGATGCCGCTGCAAAAACTCAAAATCAAATGTTCAATGCCCTTCAGGGATAAGGAGAAAAAATTATGACAATTTCACAAGATCAAATTCGTGAAGCTATTGAAAAAGCTGACATCAATCTGTCTCCTAATATGCAGAAAAAAACAGAAGAAGCCATCGGAAAAATTTTAGGAGGGAATATCCCTCCTAAAGAAGCTTTAGGATTCGATGAAAATGCGATGAATCAAATTTATCGTCATGGTTTCAATGAATTTCAATCAGGGCGCTATGATGAAGCATTAAAAATTTTTACATTTCTTAGACAAATAGATGTTGGAAATTTTGACTATACCTTTGCTATTGCAGCTTGCCACCAATTTAAACAAGAATACTCGGAAGCAGCAGCCAATTACATTATTTGCACTTACATCGATCGATTAAATCCTGTTCCCCACTTTCATCTTTACGATTGTTTTGTCAAATTAAACTTTCCTATGTCTGCTTTAAAAGCCATCAAAGAGACAATAGCTTTAGCCGAGTTAAATCCTAGAGATAGCGAATTAAAAGAAAGAGCTTTATTAGAGTACAAATCTTTCAAAAAAGGTCTAAAAAAATATTTAAAAGAAAATTTTGACAAAGAGAATTTAGACAAGGATTTCGTTG
This window contains:
- a CDS encoding SycD/LcrH family type III secretion system chaperone, with protein sequence MTISQDQIREAIEKADINLSPNMQKKTEEAIGKILGGNIPPKEALGFDENAMNQIYRHGFNEFQSGRYDEALKIFTFLRQIDVGNFDYTFAIAACHQFKQEYSEAAANYIICTYIDRLNPVPHFHLYDCFVKLNFPMSALKAIKETIALAELNPRDSELKERALLEYKSFKKGLKKYLKENFDKENLDKDFVDIEGD